The segment TTTTATCTTTACATTCTTTTTTAGATATTTATATATATCTAAAATTTTTTCAAAATCATCTCCCATAAGTCCTCGTCCACTAGTTACAAGGGAAAATTTGTTTACTCCTTCATGTTCATTTTCTAATGCTAATTTTAAAGCTTTTTTCTCATCTACCAAGTTGTATTCTTCTACATTTGTGCAGTAATGAGCTGACTGAGCACAATACTTACAGTCTTCAGAACATCTTCCAGACTTTGCATTCATAATTGAACATAATTCAACGTTTTTTCCGTTAAATTTAATACGAATTTGGTCTGCTGCTTTAAGTAGTTCTTCTGTATTTTCTACATTAGAAAGTAACAGAGCCTCTTCAAAATTAATGGTTTCACCTTTATTTATCTTGTTTTCTAATTTTAAAATTATATTTTCCATTTTTATCTCCTATACTTAATTTAATGAGAGTCTATTTTTTTAGCAAAACTTACTACCTTTACTGCAGTTACAGCTACAATTAAACTTAACAACAAATCGCTGCCTATGCAAATTGTAAATCCATAAAATATTGCCCATTCTACAGTTTTACTTTCTCCTAAGTATAAATTGTAGACTAGATATAAGTATGGAACACCAAGTAAATATACAAAAAACAACCCTGATAAAGTAGCTGATAATGCCTTTACTAAAGTGAGTTCTTTTATTTTTTCTGTTATTTTTCCAATTACATAAGCAGATACAATAAAACCTATTAAATATCCAAAGGTCGGTTTAAAAATATATCCAGGACCTCCGCCCTCTGTGAAAACAGGAACACCAATTAGTCCAATTGTGACATATACTATCTGAGAGAGAGCTCCTAATCTTGAACCTAAGAGCATTCCAGCAAAGGCACAAAACAAGAATTGGAGAGTAAAGGGTACATAAGGAATTGGAATTCTAATAAAAGCACCTACAGCTGTTAGTGCTGCGAAGAGTGATACTAGAATTAATTCTTTAGTTTTTATTTTCATAGAAATTCCTCCGATTGTTTAATTGTCAACTTAAAGCTAATAATTAGTTTACAATTAAATAATACAAGACCTAATAAATTTTGTCAATTAGATATTTTAATTGTTTTGTGCCAAGTATTAGTGGCATTATTTTTATTCAAAGCTTATCCATAAATTTATTATCAAATATATCTAAAAAAGAGCACGGTGTTTGTCAAGAGATTTGTCGCATAAATTATAAAAACTATTGTGATAATTCTCTTTTTATATTTTAAAATTATTCAATAATTTAACATGTGAAATTCAAAGATGATTTTCATTAAAATACATAAAGTGTTTGTTAAATTATTCCTTTATTGATTTTATCTTTAATTTCATTCGTAGGATTCAATGCAACTTTATCATTTAAATCCCAATTTCTTATTCCTCTATTAAATCTCTGTGGATTTAGTTTCTTTGCGGCTTCATAAACTTTTTTTCTGTTACTCATTATTTCATCAGTTTTACCATTATGTCTGCTATTAGGTGTTAAAAATTTCAAGCTACTGTGATAATGTATATTATTATACCAGTCTACAAATTCAAGTACCTATTCCCTAGCTTGTTCTATAGTTTTAAACCCATCCTGTGGATAATTAGGCCTATATTTTAAAGTCTTAAATTGTGCCTCTGAAAAAGGATTATCATTGCTTACTCTAGGTCTCGAGTAAGATGAAAGAACACCTAAAGCTTCTAATTTTGTCTTTAAAGTATATGACTTCATAGGAGCCCCATTATCAGAATGAAGTACAAGAGGTTTCCCTTTAATTTTTTCTGATAAAATAGCCCTTTCTACAAGTTCTGAAGCTAATTCGCCATTCTCTTCCCACCATACTTCCCAGGCTACAATTTTTCTGCTGAATATATCTATGATCATGTATAATTTAAAATAAATTCCTCTAGTATAAGTATTTAGCCAAGTTATATCCCATGTCCAAACTTGATTAGGACCATTGGCTACATGAGTTGTTGGTATTTTAATTTTTTTAGGTGCTTTAGTATTACCTCTATGATGCTGCATTTTTTCATTTCTAAGTATTCTGTAAAAGGTTGATTCAGAAGCTATGTATATACCTCTGTCCACCAATGCAGGAACTATTTGTGAAGGTGGTAAATCTGCAAATTCAGATCTATTAACAATATTTAAAACACTTTGATATTCTTCCTTACTTAACTTATTTTTAGGTTCTGGCCGTAAGGCTCCTTTTCTCCCATCCTCTTTAATTTTTTCTTCCTTAATCCACCTCTCATACGTTCTTACATTTATTCCTGCTACTTCACAGGCCTTAGATAATCTTGCTCCACTCTTATTAGCCTCTTTAACTAACCCTACTATTCTTTTGCGATTTTCTAGGCTTATTAATCTTCCTCTTGCTCCTCTTCAAGGGCATTTAACTTTTTTCTAAGTACCAACAGTGCTGTTGTTTCAGCTAATGCTTTATCCTTTATTCTTATCTCCTTTGATAGTTCCTTGTTTTTTTCTTCTCTTCTTTTAATTCCTCAGAGAAATTCTTTATGTTATCTACCACTCTTTCATTGGCATTTAAGCATTTTACCCTCCAGTCTTTTATTTGCTGCACATAATAGCCTTTTTCTCTACAATATCGTGAAAGCTCCGCCTCTGACATTGTATATGTCTCCATAACTGTATGAAATTTTTCTTTGGAGGTAATTTTATTTTCGCTTTTTCTTCTATCCTTTGTAACTCCACGCATAGCTTTAGACTTCCATGTGGATAAAGAACCCTTCCTTATTCCTGTTTCTCTAGATAATTTTGTTAGAGTACAATTCTCCGGAGGTAACAGTCTTGCTACCACAGATTCTTTTTCTTCTATAGTATATTTTCTGTTATTTTTATTATCTTTTGCCATAAGTAATCTCTCTGCTGATGGTAAAGTAAGTCTGCCTTATAAACATTTTCTTGGATATGAAAAAGGAGAAGATGGATTACCTAAGATTGTAGAAAAGGAGGCTAAAGTTGTAAGAAAGATATATAAATTTTTTCTTGAGGGTAAAAATCCATCAGCAATTGCAAGACAATTAAGTGAAAATAAAATACCAACACCAGCAGGTAAAGAAATTTGGCAACCTAGTACGGTGATGAGCATTCTTAAAAATGAGAAGTACAAAGGATCAGCCATACTTCAAAAAGTTTTACAGTTGATTTTCTTACAAAGAAAAAGAAAATCAATGAAGGAGAAGTTCCAAAATATTATGTTCAAAATAGCCATCCTGCTATAATTTCTACTGAGGTTTATGATCTAGTTCAGCAGGAAATTAAAAAAGAAAAAAGGTAAAAGGGTATAAGACCAGTGGAAACTGTTTTTCAGGAAAGATAGTATGCGGTGAATGTGGAAGCTTTTACGGAAGTAAGGTGTGGCACTCCACCAGTAAATACCGTAGAGTTATATGGCAATGCAACTCAAAGTTTAAAAATGATAAAAATTGTGGTACTCCACATCTATATGAAGATAAAATAAAGCAGGCATTTGTTGAAGCATTTAATAGCTTAATTGAAAACAAAGAAGAAATCATAGAGGGTTATGAGGTAATAATACAATCCTTAATGGATACTTCAAGGCTTGATAAAGAAAGAACCAAGTTGGAAAATGAGCTTGAGGTAGTTACAGAAATGTTAAAAAAATGTGTAGAGGAGAATGCACATAGTGCTTTAAATCAAGCTGAGTATGAGGAAAGGTACAGGACCTTAGCGGAAAAGTATGAGAGTATTAAAAATGGACTCGAAGGCATTAATGAAAAGCAGCTTGAGAGAAGTGTCAAAAAGGAAAATATTGAAATATTTATAAAAGAGCTTAAAGCAAGAGATATCTTAATTACTGAGTTTGATGAGGAACTTTGGAATGCCACCATTGAAAAAGTGGTAGTGCATTCAGAGTATGAGATAACTTTTATATTTAAGGATCGTATGGAGATAGAGTGGAATATATATGTATAAAATAAGCTAACAGATTTGACAAGTAATGTTTATTCTGTGGGCTTCCTTTTTATTATTTTATAAAATAGTTAAGGTGGTATATTAAAAGTATGGTTAATTAATAAAATTATAATATCATGACAAAATATTGTAAAATATATATAAATTAAGAATATTATAGTATAATATTCTTAACATAGAAAAAATGGAAATATAAATAACTGATTAGATGTTATTTGTATAGGGATTACGCAAAATCCATAGCAATCAATAATATAAAGTCCATATGATTAAAAGCCAATTATTGATAAATATTATAAAGGGGAGATAGGCAATGCATCAAAAATTTATTCAAGCTATTAACCAAAAGAAATTAGTATTATTAAAATTTGACTCTTATGAGAAAGGTATAATTTCAAGAACGTGTGTACCATTTGATTTTGGACCAAGTAGGAGATACAGAGATGGTCAAGATAGGTATCATTTTTACGATTTAGATAGTCCATCAAGCAATCATAATTTATCAATATTACCATCACAAATACTTGATATAAAAATATTGGACGAGTCATTTGAACCAAAGAATTATGTTACTTGGAGTCCAATAAGATGGTTTTTAAAGAGAGATTGGGGAGCATATTCATAATTAATAAATGCTAAGTTTACAATATTAAGTTATTTTGATTAAGTTTTAGGGGTGAATAGTAGATATGGATAAAATTAAAATTAATTTCACTAATTGCTTTGGTATTAAGGAATTGCAGCATACTTTTGACTTTACAAGTAAAAGAGCTTGTAGTATTTATGCTCCAAATGGAACAATGAAGACTTCATTTGCTAAAACGGTGAAATGTATATCTAATGAAGAAGCGCCACAAGATTTAATTAACACTGAAAAGGTTTCTCATGCTTCAATTATTAAAAGTAATGGAGATGATGTGAGCTCAGAGGATGTATTTGTAATCGAGTCATATAAGGAAGATTATGAGTCAAAAAAAGTTTCAATGCTGATGGTAAATAAAGAATTAAAAGCAAAGTATGATAAAATACATTCTGATCTAGAAAAAAAGAAAGATACCTTGTTAAAAGAGATATCACCGTTATGTGGAATAAAAAGTAAGGATAATATAGAAATAGAAATAAGCAATGCATGGGGAAGAACGCCTAGAGATATATTTCAATGTTTTGAGGAAATAGAGTCGTTGATTGAGGACTTTTCTTTTCCAGTTAATATAAAATACAAAACAATTATAAATGAAAAAGTGATTGAGTTTCTAAAAGATAAAGATACTAAAATATTAATAAAAGAATATATAGAAAAATATGATGAATTAATAACTAAATCTCAGTATTTTACCAAAGGCGTTTTTAATCATAATAATGTAAGTGTCATAGGAAAAAATTTAAATGATAATGGATTTTTTAAAGTTAAAAATAAAGTAATAATTAAAGATAAGGAGATAAATAGTAAGAAAGAGCTGGATGCTTTATTAGAGGGTGAAAAAAGCAAGATTTTTAATAATGCTGATTTGTTAATTAGGTTTGAAAAATTGGATGAAAAATTAAACAAAAATGCTGCGATGAAGGAATTAAGAACTTTGTTAGAAAATACCCCGGAAATTATATCATATTTAGATAATATAGATAGTTTAAAAAAAGAAATTTGGTTAAGCTATTTAAAGCAAAAGGAGGAAGAAATCAAAGCATTAGTTGACATATATAAATTGTCAAAAGAACAGTTAAAAAAAATTGTAGAGGAAGCTAAGAGGCAAAAAACAGCTTGGGATCAAGTGGTTGAAATTTTTAATGAAAGATTTGATGTGCCGTTTATAGTGAAAATTGATAATCAGCAAGATGTAATTTTGAAAGAAAATACTCCAACTATTAACTTTAAGTATAATGAAAGTGGAAATTATAAAGATGTAGATAGGACAACACTAATTAATGTTTTAAGTAATGGTGAGAAGAGAGCTTTATATATACTTAATTTAATTTTCGAAATAGAAGCTTTAATTAAGCTAAATAAAGATGTACTGGTAGTTATTGATGATATTGCAGACTCATTTGATTATAAGAATAAATATGCTATCATTGAATATTTAAATGATATATTAAAATCGGGTATATTTAGAATGATAATACTTACCCATAATTTTGATTTTTATAGGACTGTAATAAATAGATTAGGAATACCAAGAAACAATAGTTTTATGGTTCATAAGAATGATAACAACATAAAGCTTGTTCAAGGTGGATATTTGAAAAATATATTTAATGTATGGAAAGATGAGATAAATAGCAAGGATAAAATTATGATAGCTTCAATTCCATTTGTAAGAAACTTAAGTGAATATTTAGAAGTGAAAAATTCACCTAATTTTTTAAAGCTAACTAGTTTGTTACATATAAAAGACGGTACTAATAATATAACTGTAGCAGATTTGGAATCAATATATAATGAAGTATGGAGAGTACCTAAAAAATTAAAGGCTAAAAATAGAAAAGTTGTCAGTGTTTTATTCGAAGAAGCAGAAAAAGTAGTGCAAGAGGATACTGAAAGAATAAACTTAGAAAATAAGATAGTTTTGTCTATGGCAATTAGATTACTGGCAGAAGAATTTATGATGACTAGAATAAGTGATAAACAGAAAATAAAGAATATAACTAGAAATCAGACATGTGAATTACTCAAGCTTTACAAAGAGGAGAATAATGATATTAGCCAAATAAAAGTCTTAGAAGAAGTTAATTTAATGACACCTGAGAACATACATATAAATTCTTTTATGTATGAACCAATTTTAGATCTATCAGATTCGTATTTAAAGAAATTATATAGCAATATTAAAGAAATGCATTCGGTAGCGTATGAGGAATCTGCTTTGCATAAGAATGAAGATGGAGAATAGCCATGTAAAATAATGAATTTTAAAGGCTGTGCTTCGCTTCCACTATACATATTTAGAATCGTCTGTAAGTGACTTAAAAGCTCTATTACAGGCGGTTTATGTTTTTGTACCTCATTTATAATTTATAAAATACATTTAATAAATTTAATATATATGAAGTTGTTGTAAGCAATTATTTATTATAGTAGATAAAAAATAAATGTTGTATAATAATATTAATATAGCTATTTCAATAATATTAGAAAAGGTGATTTTATGAGTAGGGAAGAAAAAATAAAATAGATTACATGGTTGTATGTGTAGCTGAATTTGCAGATAAATTTTCAGTTACCTACAAAGATTCCTATAATTACTTAAAAAAATATAATGCTTTAAATTTTTTAATTGAAAATTATGAGATTGAGCATACTTTAAGCATTGAAGATGCAATAGAAGACATGATTTTAGTTTCAAAAAATAATGGGGGATATCTAATATGAGGTTGTATCATGGTTCAAATGTAATAATTTCAGACATTAATTTAGATAAATGTAGACCATATAAAGATTTTGGCAAAGGATTCTATTGTACAGCTATTGAAGAACAAGCGGAGTTAATGGCAAAAAGAGTAGCTAAAATCTATGGAGGAACACCCCATGTAACTGTATTTAATTTTGATGAAGATATAAATGTATATAATGAATTAAATGTAAAATCCTTTGAATCACCTACAAAAGAATGGGCTATTTTTGTATTAAACAATAGGGATAGAAATTTTAAAGAAATAAATAGTATAAATTGCAATATAGATAATAAGTATGATATAGTTGCAGGACCAGTGGCAGATGATGATTTGGCATTATTGTTTAGAACCTTTACTAGAGGATTAATAGATATTAATGTATTAGTAAAAGAAATGAGTTATAAGAAATTTTCAAATCAATATTCATTTCATACCCAAAAAGCTATACAATATCTAAAATTTTTGGAGGTAAATAATAATGAATGTGATTAAAGAACTTATTGAAGGTATAACTCAAGATTTAATAAAGTATTTGTGTGAAGAAGAAAATTATAAATTAGAGGATGCTATGGAAACAGTATATAATTCTATTGTTTTTGAAAAGTTAACTGATGCAGAAACAGGTCTTTATAGAGAAAGTGCTAGCTATGTATATGAATTATTGAAAGATGAAATAGCTAGTGGAAAAATAATTCAGAAAGAAGAGTAGGGTTTGTTGGTGTGCACCCTTTAGCAGAAATTCTATACAATTTAGCGATATTAAAATCAATACCTTTAATGAAAAAGTCGCTAAATTGTATCAAAATCATAGTCCTTAGACATACATAAACTCACATATTCATACAATAGAAAGTCCTTGATGTAAGGGCTTTTTGCGTTTTTTGAGGTAGATAAAGCCGATAAAAAAGAGTTTTGAAGCTAGGGATACGAGAGTATAATGGTAAAAATGATAACAAAAAAGATATTAGAAAAAAAGGAATAAATATGGTTATATTTAACTTTAACTTTAACTTAAACTTTATGGTATAATCGAAAAAAGAAATTAAACCTTAGTAAATTATTTGCAAATAGATAGTTCAATTCATATAAATTGTTAGGGGAAAAAACAAATTGAATGGGATTTTAAAAAATATTATTAGTTTTATCTATCTTTTAATTATTCTATCTTTATTTTTTGTTCTGGGGTATATTTTAGGAATTAGTAAAACAGCAATAATATCGTCTTATATTACTACAATAATTTTTATTAGTTGTGGATATATTGTTTCTATAAGAAAAAAGTTAAAGTATGGTAAGGTATCAACTCCTATAATAAAGGGAGAACAACTCGCATATATAAAATCAGAAATAGACAGAAATATTAAAACTATGTTACCTTATAACAAGCGTAAGAAGGATAAGGTGCTTAAACTTAGAAGCATAAAAAACAAGCTTGAAAATGAAATTCCTTTGGATGAAGATGATATTAAAGAATTGAATAGTTTGGTGTAGTAATAGAAATCATAGAAATTTGAGGTGAAGCTGAAAATGAAAAAAGTAGAATATTTATATGAAAAGGACAATGTTCTTAAGGTGATAATAAATATTAAAAAAGGTTTCTTTGGAACTGGCGGATACCTTTTCTTTTCAATTTTTATGTTGCCAGTGGGATTATGTATAATTTTGGATATGCTGCTGGAAACACTGAATCTAAAACTCTTTCAATGGTCTATGAAAGATATACTTCTAATGTTATTTGTAGCTGCTTTTGCCCTTTATATAGGGTGTAGGTCACTTTATCAATGGTTAAAATATAATTTCGGGAAAGAAATTTTAATACTTAATAACAATGATAAAAGTTTGAAGTATCAAAAACTAGTACTTGGTTTTGGAAAAACAAGAATTTTTGATTATTGTAATATTTCAAAAATTATAGCGCAAGAGGAACGTACTAAATGTGTAGAATATTATTGTTGTTTAATTCATCAAGAAAAGGAGTTTGATTTTAGAATTGTAAATGACATTATAGAAGGAAAGCATATAAAATGTGAATTCGCTTAGTTAAAGCTAAGCATCGAGTCTTCAGATTCGGTGTTTGTCAAGAGAGTTGTCGTATAGATTTTAAAAATAATTCCAAAGCCACCTCATTAGTTTTTGTTAACGAAATAGCTTGATGTTGAATTGATGGTAATATTATCAAATCAAACTTGGAAATAGATGTATTTTAAGAGTTTAGGTTCTAATTATTCAACTACCAATCAGGCTAATAATGTGTAATGCATTGGAGAAACTTGACTGAAACATACAAGCACTTTATTATGTAAATATACGAAACAAATAACGGTAAAAGGAGAAGTAACATGTATAAAATACTAATTGTAGAAGATGACTCAACTATATCAACCATATTAAATAATCAGTTATGCAAATGGGGATACGAAGCAGAAACAGTTTCTGATTTTAACAATGTTATGGATGAATTTATAAAATATGGTCCTCAACTGGTTATTTTAGATATTACATTGCCTTTTTATAATGGTTTTCATTGGTGTACGGAAATTAGAAAAATATCCAAGGTTCCAATAATTTTTGCTTCTTCTGCAAGTGATAATATGAATTTGATTATGGCTATCAATATGGGGGCGGATGATTTTATTGCTAAGCCTTTTGACCTTAATGTAGTAGTGGCAAAAGTACAAGCTTTATTAAGGCGAGCATACTCTTTTCAAGGGCAGGTAAACATTCTAGAGAATAAGGGAGCAGTACTTAATTTAGGCGATATGACTTTTACATATAAAGATAACAAAATAGACTTAAGTAAAAACGAATTTAAAATATTACAAGTCCTTTTAGAAAACAAAAATAAAGCTGTTTCACGTGATGAAATTATGAAACAATTATGGGAAAGTGACAGTTTTATAGATGATAACACTTTAACGGTTAATGTTACTAGAATTAGAAAGAGATTAGAGAATATAGGCCTCAAAGATTTTATTAAAACTAAAAAGGGAATTGGATACATGATAGGTGATTAGGATGAGAAAAGAGAGTATTTTTGACATAATAACTTACTATTTTAAAGACAAATTTAAAATAATAACCAAGTTTTGTGTATTTATAATAATATTTTTTATGGTTTATTCTTTGTATCATATTCCTTTAGAGCCTGTTTTATATGCAGCATTATTAACAACCACATTAGCTTTAATATTTAGTGTATATGACTTTGTTCTATATTATAATAAGCATATATTTTTAAATGATGTTCTTAATGGGGTAGAGGTTAAGTTGGATAGGCTACCACAAGCAAAAAGCTTGATAGAAAATGACTATCAGAATATTGTAGAAGCCATATATAAAGATAAATGTACTATATTATACAATACTGATAATAAATACGGGGAAATGATAGATTATTACACCATGTGGGCACATCAAATAAAAACTCCTATTGCTGCTTTTTCTATGATTGTTCAATCTATGGAAGGAAGTAATGAAAAAAGCTTATGGAGCAGGAACTATTTAAGATAGAACAATATGTAGAGATGGTGCTTCATTATGTAAGATTAGATAACTTATCTTCTGATTTAAAGATTCAGGAATATTCACTTCAGGATATCCTTTGTCAAGTAGTAAAAAAGTATGCATCTGGCTTTATATATAACAAGATTTCATTAGATTTTAAGGAGTTAAATTGCAGTGTATTAACTGATGAAAAATGGATTACCTTTGTATTGGAGCAGATTTTATCTAATGCTTTGAAGTATACAAAAAAGGGAACCATATCAATTTATATGGATGAGAATTTAGAAAATACTTTAATAATTCAAGATACAGGTATGGGAATATCACCGGAAGATATTCCAAGAGTTTTTGAAAAAGGATTTACAGGATATAACGGAAGAATGGACAAAAAGTCTACAGGAATAGGGTTATATCTATGTAAGGAAATCATAAAAAAACTGTCCCATAAAATAGATATCACATCAGAATTGGGAAAAGGCACAAAAGTAGCTATTGATTTTAGGGCAGAAAAGATTAATATA is part of the Haloimpatiens sp. FM7315 genome and harbors:
- a CDS encoding biotin transporter BioY, which encodes MKTKELILVSLFAALTAVGAFIRIPIPYVPFTLQFLFCAFAGMLLGSRLGALSQIVYVTIGLIGVPVFTEGGGPGYIFKPTFGYLIGFIVSAYVIGKITEKIKELTLVKALSATLSGLFFVYLLGVPYLYLVYNLYLGESKTVEWAIFYGFTICIGSDLLLSLIVAVTAVKVVSFAKKIDSH
- a CDS encoding DDE-type integrase/transposase/recombinase; translation: MSLENRKRIVGLVKEANKSGARLSKACEVAGINVRTYERWIKEEKIKEDGRKGALRPEPKNKLSKEEYQSVLNIVNRSEFADLPPSQIVPALVDRGIYIASESTFYRILRNEKMQHHRGNTKAPKKIKIPTTHVANGPNQVWTWDITWLNTYTRGIYFKLYMIIDIFSRKIVAWEVWWEENGELASELVERAILSEKIKGKPLVLHSDNGAPMKSYTLKTKLEALGVLSSYSRPRVSNDNPFSEAQFKTLKYRPNYPQDGFKTIEQARE
- a CDS encoding recombinase zinc beta ribbon domain-containing protein, producing the protein MWHSTSKYRRVIWQCNSKFKNDKNCGTPHLYEDKIKQAFVEAFNSLIENKEEIIEGYEVIIQSLMDTSRLDKERTKLENELEVVTEMLKKCVEENAHSALNQAEYEERYRTLAEKYESIKNGLEGINEKQLERSVKKENIEIFIKELKARDILITEFDEELWNATIEKVVVHSEYEITFIFKDRMEIEWNIYV
- a CDS encoding DUF3791 domain-containing protein — encoded protein: MVVCVAEFADKFSVTYKDSYNYLKKYNALNFLIENYEIEHTLSIEDAIEDMILVSKNNGGYLI
- a CDS encoding DUF3990 domain-containing protein, whose protein sequence is MRLYHGSNVIISDINLDKCRPYKDFGKGFYCTAIEEQAELMAKRVAKIYGGTPHVTVFNFDEDINVYNELNVKSFESPTKEWAIFVLNNRDRNFKEINSINCNIDNKYDIVAGPVADDDLALLFRTFTRGLIDINVLVKEMSYKKFSNQYSFHTQKAIQYLKFLEVNNNECD
- a CDS encoding response regulator transcription factor; translated protein: MYKILIVEDDSTISTILNNQLCKWGYEAETVSDFNNVMDEFIKYGPQLVILDITLPFYNGFHWCTEIRKISKVPIIFASSASDNMNLIMAINMGADDFIAKPFDLNVVVAKVQALLRRAYSFQGQVNILENKGAVLNLGDMTFTYKDNKIDLSKNEFKILQVLLENKNKAVSRDEIMKQLWESDSFIDDNTLTVNVTRIRKRLENIGLKDFIKTKKGIGYMIGD